TTAACCGGACGCGTGCCTGCGCTGATTGAAAGCGGCCAGCTTGAGCAGGCGGTGGGCCTGCCGATGACGGCGGAAAACAGCCATATTATGCTGTGCGGCAACCCGCAAATGGTGCGCGACACGCAGCAGCTGCTGAAAGATACGCGTGACATGCGCAAGCATCTGCGCCGCAAGCCAGGCCATATCACCAGCGAACATTACTGGTGAGTGGTCTTCCCCGCACCGCGCTTGCCGAAATAGTTTACCGGCTGCGCGGGCTGGCCAAAGCGATTGACGCCTGACGAGCCGCTCAGCAGACCTGACTCAATCACTATCGCCGCCAGCATCAGCGTCGGCGCCAGCCGGCCCAGCGCCAGCTGCCAGCCTGGTCCTAATACCGCCCAGTTCCCTGCCAACAGTATCCAGGCAACGATCAGCAGCAGCGCCCAGTAGCCGCGGCGGTTGCGATCGTGTAGCCGCTTGACCAGCACGGCGCTCGCCGGCCACAGCAAACAGACCACGCCAAACGCCGCCATCTGCGTATCCAGTAACGCATTTCCCGCGAGGACGAAAAGCGCGGTCATGGTCAACAGCCAGACTATCTGCCAAATCCAGAAGTCTCGCCGTCCCAGACGGCCGCGATAGGAGAAACACCATTGCTGTAGCGTCATTTTTTCGTCCCGAGGAAAACTATAAAATGGTTGCCGCAGTTTTTTGACTTTGGCGGGTAAAAACCGTTCTAATCTTGGCTGAGTTTACTGGACAGGGCAGAAAAAATGAAGAAAGCGCCATGCACTTTGCTGACGCCGCTGCTAATACTGCTTGCGCTGCTGACAAGCGCGACGGCGCGTGCTGACGATGCCGCAACGCGCGGTGACGCGTTGCCCACAGCGCCTTATCTGCTGCCGGGAGCGCCCACGTTCGATATGAGCATCGCGCAGTTTCGGGAAAAATATAACGCGGCGAATCCAGATTTGCCGCTCAGCGAATATCGCGCTATCGACAGTCGTCTCGATAAAAGCAATCTGACGCGCGCCGCCAGCAAAATCAGTGAAACGCTCTACGCCTCTACCGCGCTGGAGCCGGGCACCGGAAAAATAAAAACCCTGCAGATCACCTGGCTGCCGATCCCCGGCCCGGAAGAGAAAGCGGCGCAGGAAAAAGCGCAGGCCTATATGGCGGCGCTGATGCGCTTCTTCTCGCCGACGCGTTCGCAGGAAGAGGCCAGCAAGCGGCTGAATGAACTGTTGAGCAAGGGTAAAGGATCGCGCTACTACGCGCAGACGGAAGGGGCGCTGCGCTTTGTGGTAGCGGATAATGGCGAAAAGGGCCTGACCTTCGCTGTTGAACCGATTAAGCTCGCGCTGTCGGCGCCCTAATCGCTGCGGCAAAAATGACGAAAAGCAAAGCCATTCAGGTTCAAGATCTCTATACTGTCTGGCAGACATCGCTGCCCGGCGGGCAGTGTACTTTACTGGTATAGCGTTACACGTGGAGGATATGATGCGACATCCATTAGTTATGGGTAACTGGAAGCTGAACGGCAGCAAAAAAATGGTCAGCGAGCTGATCGACGGACTGCGTAATGAGCTGAACGCCGTTCAGGGCTGTGGCGTCGCCATCGCCCCGCCAGTGATGTATCTGGATCAGGCGCAGCAGGCGCTGGGTGACAGCCAGATCGCACTGGGCGCCCAGAACGTTGATGTGAACCTGTCCGGCGCGTTTACCGGCGAAGTCTCTGCCGACATGCTGAAAGATATCGGCGCGCGCTACATCATTATCGGCCATTCAGAACGTCGTACTTACCATAAAGAGAGCGACGAACTGATCGCGAAAAAATTTGCCGTTCTCAAAGCGGCGGGCCTGATCCCGGTCCTCTGCATCGGCGAAACCGAAGCGGAAAACGAAGCGGGTCAAACCGAAGAAGTGTGCGCGCGTCAGATTGATGCCGTGCTGGAAACGCAGGGCGCAGAGGCGTTCAACGGCGTCGTGATCGCCTATGAGCCTGTCTGGGCGATCGGTACCGGCAAATCTGCGACTCCGGCGCAGGCGCAGGCGGTGCATAAATTCATTCGCGACCATATCGCGAAGAAAGATGCGAAAGTGGCTGAGCAGGTCATCATTCAATACGGCGGTTCCGTCAACGACAAGAACGCCGCTGAACTCTTCGCGCAGCCGGATATCGACGGCGCGCTGGTCGGCGGCGCGTCGCTGAAAGCGGACGCCTTTGCGGTGATCGTGAAAGCTGCTGCCGCAGCGAAAGCGTAATACGTCACGGGCGGCGGCCCCGCCGCCCGTTTCTTATCCGCTACGGCGATAATATCGCGCAGCGATGATCCTGTAGCTCTTCCGCCGAACCCCGATTCAGTTGTAGCCAGTTTTGTTTAATCGCCATCAGCGCCAGCCGGCCATCCGGTAACGACGCCAGCGCCAGACCATATTTCCCCATCTCCTGCTGTGCCTGCGGCACTTCCTGCGACAAACGTACAAAACTGCTCTGCTGCGCCAGCGCCGTTGGCGACAGGGCGCGGATCAGCCAGCGATGCGTTCCCAGGGTGTACGGCCGCCACTGCGCGTCGAGCTGCGGTGCCAGCTTGTCGAGTGCCTGCCGCACATCGGGACGCAGGCAGGAGATATGAATATGCAGCTGGTTCTGTGTGCGGCCATATTCAGCATTGACGCTCAGCGAAGCGGCGCTATCCGGCACCGGCGCGCCGCGGCGCATCGACAGTAAATCCCGCTGCCGCCAGGCAAGCGCGAAAAAATTGGGCGTGGCGGCGTTCAGCAGTGTTGGGCTCTCGATGCCGCTGATGCGCGCCACCGGCATCAGCAGATATTGCAAAGGGCCATGGCGATCTTTCAGCGTGACAAAGCCCTGCGCCACATCAACGCGCTGGCAGGGACTGGGATCCTTATTTTGCTGACCGGGAAGACACTGCTGGCTGATAATGCGCCAGAGCGCGTCGCCGTTATGATGAAAGCGCCAGGCGGCGGCGCCCAGCGCGACAGAGAGAGAAACAACAACAACCGTAACGATCTTCAGCGCGCGCGCGGTAGTCGGCATAGCGGCGATTTCCTTGATGACCCGTAACAATGCTCGCCGCTTCCGCGAGCATTGTCACGTGAATCATTCGGGACGCTTTGCTTAACGCTTCATGATTTGATCATAGGTGCCACCATCGGCGAAGTGGGCTTTCTGCGCGGCGGTCCAGCCGCCAAACTTCTCATCAACGGTAAACAGCTTCAGCGGCGTAAAGGTGCTGGCATACTTTTTCGCGACCGCCGCATCGCGTGGACGATAGAAGTTCTGCGCGGCAATATCCTGCCCTTCCGGCGAATAGAGATAGTTCAGGTATTCAGTGGCCACTTTACGCGTGTCGCGCTCATCCACGACGCGATCGACTACCGAGACTGTCGGCTCAGCCAGAATCGATTCGCTCGGCGTGATGATTTCAAACTGATCTTTGCCCAGTTTGTTCACGGCCAGATACGCTTCGTTTTCCCAGGCGATCAGCACGTCGCCGATGCCGCGCTCAACAAAGGTATTGGTCGCGCCGCGCGCGCCGGAATCCTGCACTTCCACGTTTTTAAACAGCGATTTGACGAACGCCTGCGCCTGCGCCTGGTCACCCTGATGCTGATCAAGGGCATAGCCCCAGGCCGCCAGGTAGTTCCAGCGCGCGCCGCCGGAGGTCTTCGGGTTCGGCGTAATCACCGACACGCCCGGCTTCAGTAAGTCAGGCCAGTCATGGATCTGTTTGGGGTTGCCTTTGCGTACCAGGAAAACGATGGTCGAGGTATAGGGCGCGGAGTTATTCGCCAGGCGTTTAATCCACTCTTTATTGATGCGGCCGCGCGCAGCGATAGCATCGACGTCGGACGCCAGCGCCAGCGTCACCACATCGGCGCGGATGCCGTTGATGACCGAGGTCGCCTGCTTGCCGGAACCGCCGTGCGACTGACGGATCACCACGTTATCGCCCGTTTCCTGTTTGTAGTGGGCGCTGAACGCTTTGTTATATTGTTCGTACAGTTCGCGCGTCGGATCGTAAGAAACGTTCAGCAGCTGAATATCTTTCGCCAGCACGCTGGTTGACGCCAGTAACACAGCCAGCCCTACACTCCACTTATTCATTGCATGCTCTCCCGAATTTAATTAGCGAAAGCGTGACATAAAGCGGGCAGCGTTTTAAAGAATTAAAAAAGAGGGGTTATTACTTTATAGAATATATGAAGGAAATAAAAAGGCGCTGACTGTGCAGCGCCCTGAAGAGCATCAGTAAAGTTTTTTCGCCGTTTCCAGCCAGTCACGTTTAAACGGACGTTTCATGTTTTCAATGGCGTCGATGATGTCGTGATGCACCATTTTTTCGTTCTGGATGCCGACGCAGCGTCCGCCGTAGCCCTGCAGCAGCAGCTCAATCGCATAGGCGCCCATACGCGAAGCCAGAATGCGGTCATAAGCGACCGGCGCGCCGCCGCGCTGAATGTGGCCCAGCACTGTCGCGCGGGTTTCGCGCTTGGTTTCGGCTTCGATATATTTCGCCAGCTCATCGATATCGCAGATATGCTCCGTGATAGCGACGATGGCATGTTTTTTACCTTTCGCGATGCCCGCTTTGATCTCTTCCACCAGCTCTTCGCGGGTATAAGGGATCTCCGGCAGCACGATGAATTCGCAGCCGCCGGCAATCGCCGCTGCCAGCGTCAGATCGCCGCAGTAGCGGCCCATGACTTCAACGATAGAGATGCGCTGATGCGAAGAGGAGGTATCGCGCAGACGGTCAATGGCTTCGACCACCGTTTCCAGCGCGGTAAAGAAGCCGATGGTATAGTCGGTGCCCGCTACATCGTTATCAATGGTGCCCGGCAGGCCGATGCACGGAAAACCCATTTCCGTCAGGCGCTTCGCACCCATATAAGAGCCGTCGCCGCCGATCACCACCAGCGCGTCGATGCCGCGTTTTTTCATATTCTCAATAGCGACCTGGCGCGTTTCTTCATTACGGAATTCAGGGAAGCGCGCAGAGCCGAGGAAGGTGCCGCCGCGGTTGATCATGTCAGAAACGCTGTAGCGGTCGAGGTTGATCATACGGTCTTCATACAAGCCGAGATAGCCATCGTAAATGCCATAAACTTCCAGACCTTCACTCAGGGCGGAGCGGACTACACCGCGAATAGCTGCGTTCATCCCTGGGGCGTCGCCGCCGCTTGTCAGTACACCGATTTTCTTGATCATGGCTACCTCTGGACTCAATACTTGATGATGAATTCGTTACGCCGGAAAGGTTCGACGCCCGCTCAGTGTCCGATCTTACCGACTCATATTGGCAAATAGTATATCAATGCCCTGATGCTGAATTGATTCAGGTCAGACTAGTTTCTGGAAAATCTTTCATGCAACCTGGTCTGGCGCTTTGCTCAAAAGCCAGGCCGATATTATTTCACAATTCTGCCTATAAAAAACCCTGCGGCTCGGTTCGCGCTACGGAACAGGGATCCTGATGGATGATGACGTCAGAACCGGGAAACTGCTTTAGCAGCGCCTGCTCAACCTGCTCGGCAATGCGATGCGCCTGGAACAACGGCAGGCCGTCATCCAGCTCAAGATGCACCTGAATGAAGCGTGTCGGGCCGGACTGGCGGGTACGCAAATCATGCGCGCCCTGCACGCCGGGCCAGCTGGTGATAATTTGCACGATCTGCTGGCGCTCCGCATCCGGTAGCGCGCGATCGAGCAACGACTGTACGGCATCATAGCCCATACGCAGCGCACTAAACAGAATCCATACGCCGATACCTAACGCAAAAAGCGCATCGGCGCGTGCAAAGCCATACCAGCTAAGCGCCAGCGCCAGCAAAATCGCGCCGTTCATCAGCACATCGGATTGATAATGCAGCATATCGGCGCGGATCGCCTGGCTATGGGTTTTACGCACCACCCAGCGCTGAAAGGTGACCAGCAGTAGCGTGGAGATCAGCGCAATCATCGTCACCGTCATGCCGACCAGCGGCGCATGCAGCGTTTCCGGACGCGCCAGATGCTGCAGACCGGTGAGAAACAGGAACAGGGCGGAACCGGAAATAAACATGCTCTGCGCCAGCGCTGCCAGCGATTCCGCCTTACCGTGGCCGAAGGTATGCTCCGCATCGGCGGGCTGCAGCGAATAGCGCACCACCAGCAAGTTGGTCAACGACGCGGCGGTATCGACCAGCGAATCCACCAGCGCCGCCAGCACGCTCACCGAACCGGTATACCACCAGGCGAAGATTTTGATCAGCAGCAGCAGCATCGCCAGCACCGTTGCCGCCAGCGCGGCCCGATTCACCAGCCGTGCGTAGGAAGCTATCATGCGCACCCCATGAAAGGTAAAAGCTAAGTATACGAGCAGTATGGCAAAAAGGGATGATGGGGATCTAACCTCCTCGCTAACGGCGCCGGGAAAGCCGACGCGCCGGCGGGCGTTTTTAGGGGAAAAACGGCAACGCAGAGGCAAAAAAAACCCCGCCATCATGGCGGGGAAGACAGGGATGGTGTCTATGGCAAGGAAAACAGGGATACTATGTTACTGGTTACTG
This DNA window, taken from Mixta gaviniae, encodes the following:
- a CDS encoding sulfate ABC transporter substrate-binding protein, with the translated sequence MNKWSVGLAVLLASTSVLAKDIQLLNVSYDPTRELYEQYNKAFSAHYKQETGDNVVIRQSHGGSGKQATSVINGIRADVVTLALASDVDAIAARGRINKEWIKRLANNSAPYTSTIVFLVRKGNPKQIHDWPDLLKPGVSVITPNPKTSGGARWNYLAAWGYALDQHQGDQAQAQAFVKSLFKNVEVQDSGARGATNTFVERGIGDVLIAWENEAYLAVNKLGKDQFEIITPSESILAEPTVSVVDRVVDERDTRKVATEYLNYLYSPEGQDIAAQNFYRPRDAAVAKKYASTFTPLKLFTVDEKFGGWTAAQKAHFADGGTYDQIMKR
- the tpiA gene encoding triose-phosphate isomerase; amino-acid sequence: MRHPLVMGNWKLNGSKKMVSELIDGLRNELNAVQGCGVAIAPPVMYLDQAQQALGDSQIALGAQNVDVNLSGAFTGEVSADMLKDIGARYIIIGHSERRTYHKESDELIAKKFAVLKAAGLIPVLCIGETEAENEAGQTEEVCARQIDAVLETQGAEAFNGVVIAYEPVWAIGTGKSATPAQAQAVHKFIRDHIAKKDAKVAEQVIIQYGGSVNDKNAAELFAQPDIDGALVGGASLKADAFAVIVKAAAAAKA
- the pfkA gene encoding 6-phosphofructokinase encodes the protein MIKKIGVLTSGGDAPGMNAAIRGVVRSALSEGLEVYGIYDGYLGLYEDRMINLDRYSVSDMINRGGTFLGSARFPEFRNEETRQVAIENMKKRGIDALVVIGGDGSYMGAKRLTEMGFPCIGLPGTIDNDVAGTDYTIGFFTALETVVEAIDRLRDTSSSHQRISIVEVMGRYCGDLTLAAAIAGGCEFIVLPEIPYTREELVEEIKAGIAKGKKHAIVAITEHICDIDELAKYIEAETKRETRATVLGHIQRGGAPVAYDRILASRMGAYAIELLLQGYGGRCVGIQNEKMVHHDIIDAIENMKRPFKRDWLETAKKLY
- a CDS encoding DUF805 domain-containing protein, translating into MTLQQWCFSYRGRLGRRDFWIWQIVWLLTMTALFVLAGNALLDTQMAAFGVVCLLWPASAVLVKRLHDRNRRGYWALLLIVAWILLAGNWAVLGPGWQLALGRLAPTLMLAAIVIESGLLSGSSGVNRFGQPAQPVNYFGKRGAGKTTHQ
- the fieF gene encoding CDF family cation-efflux transporter FieF (FieF, a metal efflux transporter, is a member of the CDF (cation diffusion facilitator) family of transporters.); the protein is MIASYARLVNRAALAATVLAMLLLLIKIFAWWYTGSVSVLAALVDSLVDTAASLTNLLVVRYSLQPADAEHTFGHGKAESLAALAQSMFISGSALFLFLTGLQHLARPETLHAPLVGMTVTMIALISTLLLVTFQRWVVRKTHSQAIRADMLHYQSDVLMNGAILLALALSWYGFARADALFALGIGVWILFSALRMGYDAVQSLLDRALPDAERQQIVQIITSWPGVQGAHDLRTRQSGPTRFIQVHLELDDGLPLFQAHRIAEQVEQALLKQFPGSDVIIHQDPCSVARTEPQGFL
- a CDS encoding CDP-diacylglycerol diphosphatase; translated protein: MPTTARALKIVTVVVVSLSVALGAAAWRFHHNGDALWRIISQQCLPGQQNKDPSPCQRVDVAQGFVTLKDRHGPLQYLLMPVARISGIESPTLLNAATPNFFALAWRQRDLLSMRRGAPVPDSAASLSVNAEYGRTQNQLHIHISCLRPDVRQALDKLAPQLDAQWRPYTLGTHRWLIRALSPTALAQQSSFVRLSQEVPQAQQEMGKYGLALASLPDGRLALMAIKQNWLQLNRGSAEELQDHRCAILSP
- a CDS encoding DUF1454 family protein → MKKAPCTLLTPLLILLALLTSATARADDAATRGDALPTAPYLLPGAPTFDMSIAQFREKYNAANPDLPLSEYRAIDSRLDKSNLTRAASKISETLYASTALEPGTGKIKTLQITWLPIPGPEEKAAQEKAQAYMAALMRFFSPTRSQEEASKRLNELLSKGKGSRYYAQTEGALRFVVADNGEKGLTFAVEPIKLALSAP